The following DNA comes from Streptomyces sp. Ag109_O5-10.
GACGATCCGGCGGCCGTGGTGCAGGGCTACGGCGGTCTCGACCTGCCCTGGGGGCGGTTCGCCGAGGCGTCGTACGCCGTCGCGCGCGGGGTGCCGTGGTTCGCGTCCAACACCGATCTGACGATCCCGAGCGGGCGCGGGATCGCGCCGGGCAACGGAGCGGCTGTGGAGGTGGTCCGGATCGCGACGGGCGCGGAGCCGCAGGTGGCGGGCAAGCCGCTGCCGCCGATGCACCGGGAGACGATCCTGCGGACGGGGGCGGAGCGGCCGTTGGTGGTCGGGGACCGGCTGGACACCGACATCGAGGGCGCGTTCAACGGTGGGGTCGACTCGCTGCTCGTGCTGACCGGCGTCACCGACGGGCGTCAGCTGCTCGCCGCGTCGCCGCAGCACCGGCCGACGTACGTCGACGCCGACCTGCGCGGGCTGCTCACCGGGCAGCCGGAGGTCACGGCCGACGGCGACGGCTTCCGGTGCGGCGGCTGGACGGCCACGGCGGGGGACGGCCGGCTGGAGCTGCAGGGCGACGGCGAGGCGCTCGACGGGCTGCGGGCGCTCTGCGCGGCGGCCTGGACGACGGCCGGGGAGGGCTCCTGCGAGCTGGACGGAGGCAAGTCACTGGCGCGGCTGGGGCTCTGAGGCGGCGTATGCGACGGGCCCTGTCCGCGCCGGCAGCGGGAGCGGTGGGGGGACGCGGCCTCGAAGCGCGATGAGAGGGTAGGCTAACCTAACCTCGTGTTGGTCGACAGTTCCCCCGAACAGCGCGCGGAGACCGCTCCCGCGCCCCCGAGCCGTCGGGC
Coding sequences within:
- a CDS encoding HAD-IIA family hydrolase encodes the protein MSQGVRTGPEGSGQALSTAYDTALLDLDGVVYAGGNAIAHAVESLEVARAGGMRLAYVTNNALRTPDAVAEHLTELGIPTGAGDVITSAQAVARLISEQVPAGARVLVIGGEGLRAALRERGLEPVESADDDPAAVVQGYGGLDLPWGRFAEASYAVARGVPWFASNTDLTIPSGRGIAPGNGAAVEVVRIATGAEPQVAGKPLPPMHRETILRTGAERPLVVGDRLDTDIEGAFNGGVDSLLVLTGVTDGRQLLAASPQHRPTYVDADLRGLLTGQPEVTADGDGFRCGGWTATAGDGRLELQGDGEALDGLRALCAAAWTTAGEGSCELDGGKSLARLGL